In Lolium rigidum isolate FL_2022 chromosome 7, APGP_CSIRO_Lrig_0.1, whole genome shotgun sequence, the DNA window GTCTCGGACCAACGAAAACAGCAGACACACATTTAccagttttaccattttttttgGGTTCTGAGGGTGAAGCGAGGGTTTTGTCACTCAGATGTGACTTATGTCCTTTGGGAAGGCATGTGTcgaatgaagataatgataacaTGGCAAACAAATTTTCTCCAACGGAGCTGGAAGAGGTGCTTGCTAATATGAAAGAGGACTCGGTGTCAGGCCCAGATGGCGCTTCCGGCTGCTTTCTTTAAGAACTTCTAGGAAATTCTTAAAGGCACCATCATTGACCTCCGTAATAATGAGTTTACGATGGGGATGGCGCGCGTTTCGGGAGTAAACTTTGGTCTGACTCCATCAAGCAGTATAGGCCTATTGCACTCATCAATGTTATTTTTTGAGTTTATAGCGAAGGCTTACGCGATTAGGCTAGCACCTATTGCCCACCGTACCATTGATAGGCTCCAAACAACATTCATTAAAGGTAGGTGTTCGCATGAAGGGGTTCTGGCACTACACGAGATTATCCATTAAGTGCAGGTGAAGAAGCGAGGGGGCGTACGATAGGATGAACTTGGAGTTCCTCCGTACAGTCCTTGTCCGAAAAGGCTTTGAACCAGGGGTGGTTCACCTCCTTATGTAGCTGGTCACTGGGGGGCAGACTACAATAGATGTCAGTGGAGAGATTGGCCACTACTTTATGAACGCAGGTGGAGTGAGGCAGGATGACCCCATCTCCCCTCTGCTTCTCGATTTGATGGTGGACACGCTTGCCATGATTCTGGGATCGGCTAGGGAAGCTAGTTATATCTAGgagtgaatagcataaaaccaccactttgatggtgaaatttaccgaacaccaccactttacgtttgcgggacaaaaaaccaccacattttgctCAGTTTTTTGCGGAATGCGCTAAACCCGAATTGAACGTGAATTGACAGGGATTATGACCGGTGGGGTCTGCTGTAAAtaccgggtcccacatgtcagatcAATTAAAAAAATCTTAAATCCTAAAAAAACAAATGTGAGAGATGGAAGGCCCCTGCCGCCCaactccggcgaggctccggcgacGCGCAAGCGGAGCAGGGCTGGCGGCACGCGGAACAGGCGGAGTGTCACACCTATAATACGTAAATGACACTATCGTTATGACCAAACCAACTGAGGATGGGATTACAAACCTAATTTTTTTGCTCATATGCTTCGAGAATATATCTGGGCTTAAGATAAACTTATTTAAAAGCGAGGTGGTTATAATTGGGGAAGATCAGAGGGAGCAGGGAAGGGTTGAAAACTTGATTAATTCCAAGCTTGGATCCTTCCCCATCACTTTCCTGGGTTACCGGTGAGCGATCGACTCCTATTGCTCCGGGATTGGGAGTCCCTGATCGGTGGGGTGGGGTCACATGATGGGCCCCTGGCAAGGTAAGTTCTTCTCTTTTGTGGCGAGGTTGGAGCTGAAAAACTCATGCCTCTCTAGCTTACCCACGTTTGCCATGTGTTTGTATCTACTTTATGATGGTACATATTCGGCAATGGACAAGTCAAGAAACAGGTTCTTCTAGGAAGGGGTGGGTGACCAGCGCAAGTATCACATGGTGAACTGGGCGATGGTGTGTAAACCCAAAGACCTGGGAGGCCTTGGGACAATCAACACAAAGATAATGAATGTGGCTTTGCTCATAAGTTGGTTTGGAAATTGACCCAAAACAAGCAGGGGATCTAGGTAAACCTCATCCGAGCTAAATACACCACGAATGGGGATGTGTTTTCAGCTTCAGTAACTAGATTAACTAGATGGTCTGAGGTCTGGAATAATATCCAAAAGATCAAGCATCTTTTTAAGATGGGAGCCAAACACAACGTCAACAATGGGAAGTGGACTCGCTACTAGATGGACTCCTGAATGGGCAGGGGCCCTCTATGCGATCGTTTTCCAGGTTTGTTTGTGATTTGTGCGAATCCAGATATCAAGATTAGTGATGCGAGGGTGGAGTCCCACTGGGTGCTTCGATTCCACAAGACCTTTGGAACAGCCGAGGTCATTTTCATGGATAACCTCTCACAAGAGATCGACTCGTTGAGCCTCAATGATGAGCTCCATTTTGTGACACGGAAGTTAGAGGCATCATGGTGCCCCTCAAGAAGCTCCATGTAACGTAGGTTGAGTGAGGCATGGTCCACGATTAACTTCAAGGGTGTGTGGCGCTCCAAAATCACAACTAAAACTAGAATTTTCCTATGGCAACTTATTAGAGGAAGGCTCACATCGAGTGACCAAATCTTGAAAAGGCACGGCCTCTCTAATGGGGAGTGCACGCTATGTGGTGAGTTTGAGGACTCGAACCACATTTTATTTCACTGCACCCTTGCAAAGTTTATGTGGGTGTTTGTGAGGGAGCTTCACGAGTGTGACTGGAATCCAGTAGTGGCCAGCGACCTCACGGCGATCTCATAGGGACTCTCAGGTCGAACCCGTAGGATTTTTTGGATTTGTCTAGCAGTGATGCTTTGGATGCTGTGGAACGTGAGGAAAAAACGACCATTGGAAATAAGTTCATCTTGCAGCTGGCTGACTACATTTTCAAAATGACCATCTGCTTGCAGGACTGGAGATTACTTAGTAGGGCGGGAGACAAATAAGCTCTTGATGATGTGATGGGATCACTTCAAAGCTTGTACACGAGACTACGAGAGAACCGGGCTTTTTCTCAATGCGTGTGTGTTTTGGCGGACTTTTGCTCATGTGTGAGCCTTTATGTGAACCAAGTATCTGCAGTTCTTGTGTGGGTTGTGAACTTATGTATTATGACGTTGTTTGACATGTGTGGCTTTATATAAGCAGCCGAGCTAAGACCTTATGTTTCAAGAAGGCTGGTTACAATACGACTGTAACATGCTTGATGTAAGTGACCCATACGTTGGTAATAAAATTGGTGTTGTCAAATGACTAAAAACAAGAAGATTTTTTTATATTCAGTAACTTGGCAACACAAAATATAACAAGATCGAACCCCGTAAATAAGGCCAGTTAAGTTAAACAAATATGCACTTTTCTTATGCAAAGTAAGGTACAGGCACAATGTCCAATAGGGTCCCAACATTTAAAGTACTTGTATGATTCTGAATTTTTTTGTGGCGTCTAGCGTTGTGGTGACGCTCAAAGTAGGGTTGACAAGGCCGGTGTGTTGATTCCTCCTGAAGATGGTTTTgcggaagatggtggcggcaagaCAAGCGTGTGCCGTGGTGCACGTTGAGAGTTTGTTGGACCGGTAGTGCTACTAGCTAGTCATGTGGAAGCTAGTTGAAGCCTCCGGTCTTTAGATGAGGCGTGCCGCTGTGTTGTCAGGGCAAGTGGCCTTGTCATAGTAGTCAGATCCCATTCATCAATTTTCGTACTCGCTAGGATGGTGGCTTCGGTTTGATCATCATTTCTCTGGGGGTCAAACAtccatttcgagaaaaaaaaaggtTCTTAATTTGTTTACAAATAGCTTGTATGAAGAATGTTTTAAAACAAATTGTTACACCACAAGTCCCACTAGAAATGAATACACCATTAGATAAGAAAAATCAAATACATAACAAATGGGAACCCAAAGTACAAGCACACGACGAAGTAATAGTTTATTGTTAACCACGAGCATAGAAAGCTTCAGCATGAATCTGATCAGCCGGTCTAGTTAGTGTTCAAGACACGGCAGCTCCTCCTAATCTCGCCATTTGCAACTGTCTTGATATCAATGGCACCCATCTTCACCATCGCCGCTTTGAATTTTTCCTCCCACTGGTTTGTGTCCTTGGCGTTTGCTCGCACCGCTTCGCTCGTGTCTGTCGCCATCATGAGCGCAGCGTCCGACGTGAAGAGCACCTCATGGCTGAGAACATTCTTGTAGTACTTGTTGTCTAGCTTGTCAGGGGTCTTGTTGTCCTGTACGACCGTGTTGTCGGTGCCGGAGTTTGACTGACATTGTTGCTGCAGAGTGCTTTTCAGACTAGGGTCCATGTCGGAGGAGTTCGACGTGAGGCGATCAGAAAAGGATGAGCAGTGGGAGATCCCGATGGTGTGCGCGCCGGAAAGGGTAACCATCTCATCGGTGTTGAGGCCTTTGAAGGCAAACCCGGCCTTGAGCTGCTCCACGGTGGCAAAGGGAGGGGGAAGGTTGGGGAGCGTCTCGTTTATAAGAGACACAAGTCCGTCGTAGCGGCCGGCCGGCATGTCGAAGTAAACCTTCTTGTTGCTGAGGAAATAGGTAGCGTCACGCCCGGCGAAGGCCACAATGTCGGCACATGACACGACATTCCCACATTCCTTCTCGATCCTGGCCTTGGCCGCGTCGATCACTTCAAAGCCACGCAGACTCAGGTTTGGGATACCGAACTTCTCCGTCGCACTGTTCGGATCAGCTGTATCTAGCAACACCGAAGCGTCGCAACCCTGTAGCCAAACCATCATGCATCCATTAAGTACACACACGGACATCAACACTATATTTTGCAACTCGTATCTTATAAAGTGGCATGTATTATATGTATCAGCATAGATATCTTACCCTAACGAAGCAGTCATGGAAGAATAGACGGATAAGCCCCGCCATGATGCCTTTGCTGGCGTCGCGCACTGCTTCTCTAACAATGTCTTCTGCGCGGTAGCATGTCTTTTGGTAGTAACCAACCGTGAGCCCTAAAGGAGGTGAGCTCGGAGTGGGTGGCGGAGGGCTAGGTGTGCTGGGGGTGTACGGTGGTGGGCTAGATGGGGTActtggggaaggcggcggcgggctaGGTGTGCTTGGGCTGTATGGTGGAGGACTAGATGGTGCAATCGGCGTAGGCGGAGGAGGGCTAGGTGTACTCGGAGTGTACGGTGACGGCATGGGGTTGGGATACCCGTAGCCTGCCTGGCACGGACGACCCACGCAGGCCACCAGCGCGAGGACCGTCAGGGCGGCGGTGAGCTTTGCCATTTTCGCTGGTTAGCTCCCTCGCTAGCTCGTGCTGATCCCGGTGGTGTGTATCGTGAGCTTGGGTGGTGAGCTTGGGTGGTTACAAGCCGCCTATTTATAGCTAAAGCTATCTTGCTCCAAGCCTCCAAGGAGAGGGAGCGAAGAGAAAGTGTGCGCCTCTGCACTCTGAAGTGCAAATGTGCCATCGTGCGTGCAAGGAATGTTTCAGGAAATGAACGTGCGGAGCACAATCTACCAATGGATTGCAGCTCAAGCAGTTGACATACCGTACGGGCGTTAATTAAACAGCTGTCGTCGTACCTGCGTTAAGCTGATACTGATAAgcgatttttttaataatacaaAATTTTACTTAATTTCCGGAAATAGCACGCGATCTCAAATTATTTCAATTTTGTGATTCGATCGGTCAGCTGCTGACAGACCGGCCTATAGAAGGCCGACAGTCGGCCGCTTCTGACATGTCAGAGGGCAGCCCTAATCGTCCTATAATTGGCCGACCGACATGCTACTGACCAACCGGCTCGCTAATAGCTGATGATTTGCATGATTGGGTTTATGGTTAGTATAGGGTTCCCTCTCAGCTCTGTGGCAAATATTTCGTGCACATGTATCTCCCGCCCACGATTCTTTCGGTAAACATTTTCCCGCCCGTATCTCCCGTTGTCCCGCCATTTTTTCCCACCATCGCACTCCCGCCACAGCTCTCCCGCCATattttcccgccatccttctcccACCATTTTTTTTGCCGTGACAGCTCTCTCGCCATATTTTACAGCCTATAAAAGCACGGATCGACACTCTTCGCTGCACAATTGCTTCTACCTCTTTTTTCTGCTGGATCACCGTTAGCTACCATGAGTGTACCGTGCTCTGACCAGGAGTCTAGGCCGATGAAGGCTAAGGCTGCAAGTTTGCCCCCGGGTGTGACAATGGAGTGGTGGTGGTGCGGCCATCTTGCGaaggttaagcaggtggaggatttctcTAATCAGTTCGGCATGAAAATTTTCATATGTGTGAACTATGATCATGATCCACCCCGATgttcagcttcgtcgtccacTGGGCCGCCGGTATGTTTTGACATAATTTTATTTAGGCATATTTGTATGTATTTATGTATCTGGTTTAATGTTAGTGTTTGTGTTGCAGTCTGTCCCGCCCCTGTTcaaatggtttcactggatagacaaGGAACAACCGGATTGGGCACACCgggaggttgaggagaaacaccgCCGCGCATGGGCAAGGTTCTTTGAGGAGGACTGTCAGGAAAAGGCTGCTGCTAATGATAAAGCAGAGCGAGAGAGGCAGATCCAGAAATTAAGGGTGGAGCAAGCTCGAAATCACGAGGTAATTAAGGGTGGAGCAAGCTCGAAATCACGAGGTGAATCAGAAGAGAATGGATGATGaggtgcgtgatacgtctccgacgtatcgataatttcttatgttccatgccatattattgatgatacctacatgttttatgcacactttatgtcatattcgtgcattttctggaactaacctattaacaagatgccgaagtgccagttcctgttttctgctgtttttggtttcagaaatcctagtaacgaaatattctcggaatcggacgaaatcaacgcccaggttcctatttttcccggaaccatccaaaacacccgagagccgc includes these proteins:
- the LOC124669348 gene encoding peroxidase 2-like, with protein sequence MAKLTAALTVLALVACVGRPCQAGYGYPNPMPSPYTPSTPSPPPPTPIAPSSPPPYSPSTPSPPPPSPSTPSSPPPYTPSTPSPPPPTPSSPPLGLTVGYYQKTCYRAEDIVREAVRDASKGIMAGLIRLFFHDCFVRGCDASVLLDTADPNSATEKFGIPNLSLRGFEVIDAAKARIEKECGNVVSCADIVAFAGRDATYFLSNKKVYFDMPAGRYDGLVSLINETLPNLPPPFATVEQLKAGFAFKGLNTDEMVTLSGAHTIGISHCSSFSDRLTSNSSDMDPSLKSTLQQQCQSNSGTDNTVVQDNKTPDKLDNKYYKNVLSHEVLFTSDAALMMATDTSEAVRANAKDTNQWEEKFKAAMVKMGAIDIKTVANGEIRRSCRVLNTN